One part of the Candidatus Zixiibacteriota bacterium genome encodes these proteins:
- a CDS encoding DUF2784 domain-containing protein: MGYIIAANIILVIHLGFVGFVILGAFLVMKWRWVAYLHIPAAIWGMLIEFQGWICPLTPWEQQFRQLGNQSGYTGGFIEHYLLAIIYPTGLTREVQIVLGVLVLGLNLILYGWMIARKIRNKRNTTSSADSSKYCL, translated from the coding sequence ATGGGCTATATCATCGCGGCGAATATAATCTTAGTCATTCATCTGGGATTTGTCGGCTTCGTGATATTGGGAGCCTTTCTGGTAATGAAATGGCGATGGGTCGCCTATCTGCATATCCCGGCGGCTATCTGGGGAATGCTAATCGAGTTTCAGGGGTGGATCTGTCCTTTGACCCCATGGGAACAGCAGTTCCGGCAATTGGGAAACCAAAGCGGTTACACCGGCGGATTCATTGAGCATTACCTTTTGGCCATAATATATCCCACCGGCCTGACCCGCGAAGTGCAGATAGTTTTGGGCGTACTTGTTCTCGGTTTAAACTTAATCCTATACGGCTGGATGATTGCTCGGAAAATTCGGAATAAGAGGAACACTACTTCTTCGGCGGACTCTTCGAAATATTGCTTATAA